In Monodelphis domestica isolate mMonDom1 chromosome 4, mMonDom1.pri, whole genome shotgun sequence, one DNA window encodes the following:
- the LOC100016193 gene encoding olfactory receptor 8D1: protein MASLNHSTVTLFILEGLTDQPELQVFLFILFLGIYVVTVVGNLGMILLIGIGPQLKSPMYYFLSNLSFVDLCYSSAITPKLLVNFIEDKNIICYNECMTQLFFFCFFIVSECFMLTAMAYDRYVAICNPLLYNVIMSPRVCSFLATGVYSMGAFTTLVHTSCMVRLSFCGPNVIKHYFCDIIPLLKLSCSSTYLNELLLLVIGTFNVFSTTIAIFISYAFILSSILSIQSAEGRSKAFSTCSSHLAAVAIFYGTIIFMYLKPPSSSNMTQEKIASVFYTTVIPMLNPLIYSLRNKDVKDVLKKIMRCTMHNTSM, encoded by the coding sequence ATGGCTTCATTAAATCACTCTACAGTAACCCTGTTTATCTTAGAAGGATTAACAGATCAGCCAGAGCTCCAAGtcttcctctttattttgttCCTGGGCATCTATGTTGTCACTGTGGTGGGAAACCTAGGCATGATCCTATTAATTGGCATTGGTCCCCAGCTAAAATCTCCAATGTACTACTTCCTCAGCAACCTGTCCTTTGTGGATCTCTGCTACTCCTCTGCCATTACTCCCAAACTCTTGGTAAACTTTATAGAGGATAAAAACATCATCTGCTACAATGAGTGTATGACacaactgtttttcttctgtttttttattgtttctgaaTGCTTCATGTTGACAGCCATGGCCTATGACCGTTATGTTGCCATCTGTAACCCTCTGCTCTATAATGTCATCATGTCTCCACGTGTCTGCTCCTTTTTGGCAACAGGGGTATATTCTATGGGTGCCTTTACCACTCTGGTTCACACGAGTTGCATGGTCAGATTGTCCTTTTGTGGTCCTAATGTCATTAAACATTATTTCTGTGATATCATACCACTTCTGAAGCTCTCATGCTCTAGTACCTATCTCAATGAGCTACTATTGTTGGTTATTGGTACGTTCAATGTATTTTCAACCACTATTGCCATCTTCATCTCTTATGCTTTCATCCTTTCCAGCATCCTTAGCATTCAGTCTGCTGAAGGAAGGTCTAAAGCATTCAGTACCTGCAGCTCCCACCTGGCAGCTGTTGCTATCTTTTATGGCACCATTATTTTCATGTATCTCAAGCCACCATCAAGCAGTAACATGACTCAGGAGAAGATAGCCTCAGTATTTTATACCACGGTTATCCCCATGTTGAATCCTCTAATCTACAGTCTGAGGAATAAGGATGTTAAGGATGTACTAAAGAAAATTATGAGATGCACAATGCATAACACGTCTATGTAG
- the LOC100016235 gene encoding olfactory receptor 8D1: protein MASLNHSTVTMFILEGLTDQPGLQVFLFILFLGIYVVTVVGNLGMILLIAIGPQLKSPMYYFLSNLSFVDLCYSSAITPKLLVNFIEDKNIISYMGCMTQLFFFCFFIVSECFMLTAMAYDRYVAICNPLLYNVIMSPRVCSFLATGVYSMGSVTTLVHASCMVRLSFCGPNIIKHYFCDIVPILKLSCSSTYLNELLLVVIGIFNVFSTAIAIFISYAFILSSILSIQSAEGRSKAFSTCSSHLAAVAIFYGTIIFMYLKPPSSSNMTQEKVASVFYTTVIPMLNPLIYSLRNKDVKDVLKKIMRCTMHNRSM from the coding sequence ATGGCTTCATTAAATCACTCTACAGTAACCATGTTTATCTTAGAAGGATTAACAGACCAGCCAGGGCTCCAAGTCTTCCTCTTTATCTTGTTCCTGGGCATCTATGTTGTCACTGTGGTGGGAAACCTGGGTATGATTCTACTAATTGCCATTGGTCCCCAGCTAAAATCTCCAATGTACTACTTCCTCAGCAACCTGTCCTTTGTGGATCTCTGCTACTCCTCTGCCATTACTCCCAAACTCTTGGTAAATTTTATAGAGGATAAAAACATCATCTCCTACATGGGGTGTATGACacaactgtttttcttctgtttttttattgtttctgaaTGCTTCATGCTGACAGCCATGGCCTATGACCGTTATGTTGCCATCTGTAACCCTCTGCTCTATAATGTCATCATGTCTCCACGTGTCTGCTCCTTTTTGGCAACAGGGGTATATTCTATGGGTTCTGTTACCACTCTGGTTCATGCGAGTTGCATGGTCAGATTGTCTTTTTGTGGTCCTaatattattaaacattatttctgTGACATTGTACCCATTCTGAAGCTCTCCTGCTCTAGTACCTATCTCAATGAGCTACTATTGGTAGTTATTGGTATATTCAATGTATTTTCAACTGCTATTGCCATCTTCATTTCTTATGCTTTCATCCTTTCCAGCATCCTTAGCATTCAGTCTGCTGAAGGAAGGTCTAAAGCATTCAGTACCTGCAGCTCCCACCTGGCAGCTGTTGCTATCTTTTATGGCACCATTATTTTCATGTATCTCAAGCCACCATCAAGCAGTAACATGACTCAGGAGAAGGTAGCCTCAGTATTTTATACCACGGTTATCCCCATGTTGAATCCTCTAATCTACAGTCTGAGGAATAAGGATGTTAAGGATGTACTAAAGAAAATTATGAGATGCACAATGCATAACAGGTCTATGTAG